One genomic region from Haloprofundus salinisoli encodes:
- the leuS gene encoding leucine--tRNA ligase has protein sequence MDYDPQELEERWRERWAETGRYEADPADAPDDEETTFITVPYPYPSGGMHIGHARTYTVPDVYARYRRQQGDNVLFPMGWHVTGTPIIGAVERLKKGEEKQLSVLKDTYNVPEETLQELETPMGFARHFIEQHYKKGMKSLGLSVDWRREFTTNDERYSKFITWQYETLKDRGLLEKGLHPVKYCTNEKQPVTTHDLLEGETAEYQEYTLVRFSFERDGETVVAPMATLRPETVYGVTNAYIDPDAEYVVADVNGESWFVSAEAAEKLRLQAYDVEVHETVSGEELVGKRVTNPVTDDEVLVLPASFVDADNATGVVMSVPAHSPDDYVALREAKADAERMEQYGIDPAEVDAIDPVPILEIEDYGEIPARVAVESREIESSDDPALAEATKELYNKEFHGGAMLDMYGEYAGEVVEDIRDQFREDYRDSGAFDSMYEFSEEVVCRCGGDVVVAEQDTWFLRYNDEDWKAKTKRVVDGMDAIPENTRGEYDHTIDWLNEWPCIRNYGLGTRLPWDTDFVIEPLSDSTIYMSYYTVAHRLRDVPTEELTREFFDTLFYGAEAVSDPDERALELREEWDYWYPVSYRFSANDLISNHLTFYLFHHAELFDEPNWPQGIVVMGMGLLEGQKMSSSKGHVVLPGTAIENYGADTVRFFLLNSAEPWQDYDWRDDQVESVRSQLERFWNRAQELVESAEPQSEEGSSGGRPRDGPEGEEDLEHVDRWLLSKLQATVESVTESMENSETRSASQAAFYGFEENLRWYRRRTDTDRPGARWTLRKVLETRLRLLAPFVPFMANELHEQLTGTAAEDAPWPEVDEDLIRPDVEIQERQIERLTDDVRDIVGVTETDPEVVRVYVAADWKRAVFDVVADAGDDVGAVMGQVMQNPDLREKGNEVNQLVQDLVEVVRGRDDETVDAMAEMDEYAAYEEATGFLAHEFGADVELYAEGEDAYDPGDRASAAVPFRPAIHIE, from the coding sequence ATGGATTACGACCCGCAGGAACTCGAAGAGCGCTGGCGGGAGCGCTGGGCCGAGACGGGCCGATACGAGGCCGACCCCGCCGACGCCCCCGACGACGAGGAGACGACGTTCATCACGGTGCCGTATCCGTATCCCAGCGGCGGCATGCACATCGGTCACGCCCGGACGTACACCGTCCCCGACGTCTACGCCCGTTACCGACGACAGCAGGGCGACAACGTCCTGTTCCCGATGGGGTGGCACGTCACCGGCACGCCCATCATCGGTGCCGTCGAGCGTCTGAAGAAGGGCGAGGAGAAGCAACTGAGCGTCCTGAAGGACACGTACAACGTCCCCGAGGAGACGCTGCAGGAACTGGAGACGCCGATGGGCTTCGCCCGCCACTTCATCGAACAGCACTACAAGAAGGGAATGAAGTCGCTCGGCCTGTCGGTCGACTGGCGACGCGAGTTCACGACGAACGACGAGCGCTACTCGAAGTTCATCACCTGGCAGTACGAGACGCTGAAAGACCGCGGGCTGCTGGAGAAGGGCCTACACCCGGTCAAGTACTGCACGAACGAGAAGCAGCCGGTGACGACCCACGACCTGCTGGAGGGCGAAACCGCCGAGTACCAGGAGTACACGCTGGTTCGATTCTCCTTCGAGCGGGACGGTGAGACGGTCGTCGCCCCGATGGCCACCCTCCGCCCCGAGACGGTGTACGGCGTCACGAACGCCTACATCGACCCCGACGCCGAGTACGTCGTCGCCGACGTGAATGGCGAGTCGTGGTTCGTCTCCGCCGAAGCGGCCGAGAAACTGCGCCTGCAAGCCTACGACGTGGAGGTACACGAGACGGTCAGCGGGGAGGAACTCGTCGGCAAGCGCGTCACCAACCCCGTCACCGACGACGAGGTGCTCGTGCTGCCCGCCTCGTTCGTCGACGCCGACAACGCGACGGGTGTCGTCATGTCCGTGCCCGCGCACTCGCCGGACGACTACGTGGCGCTGCGGGAGGCGAAAGCCGACGCCGAGCGGATGGAGCAGTATGGAATCGACCCCGCGGAAGTCGACGCCATCGACCCCGTTCCCATCCTCGAGATCGAGGACTACGGCGAGATTCCCGCGCGGGTCGCCGTCGAGTCCCGGGAAATCGAGTCCTCCGACGATCCGGCGCTGGCGGAGGCGACGAAGGAGCTCTACAACAAGGAGTTCCACGGCGGCGCGATGCTCGACATGTACGGCGAGTACGCCGGCGAGGTCGTCGAGGACATCCGCGACCAGTTCCGCGAGGACTACCGCGACTCCGGCGCGTTCGACTCGATGTACGAGTTCTCCGAGGAGGTCGTCTGCCGCTGCGGCGGCGACGTCGTCGTCGCCGAGCAAGACACGTGGTTCCTGCGTTACAACGACGAGGACTGGAAGGCGAAGACGAAGCGCGTCGTCGACGGGATGGACGCCATCCCGGAGAACACCCGCGGCGAGTACGACCACACCATCGACTGGCTGAACGAGTGGCCCTGCATCCGCAACTACGGGCTGGGGACGCGGCTGCCGTGGGACACCGACTTCGTCATCGAACCGCTGTCGGACTCGACCATCTACATGTCCTACTACACGGTCGCCCACCGCCTGCGGGACGTGCCGACCGAGGAGTTGACCAGAGAGTTCTTCGACACGCTGTTCTACGGCGCGGAGGCCGTCTCCGACCCCGACGAGCGCGCACTGGAACTGCGCGAGGAGTGGGACTACTGGTACCCCGTGAGCTACCGCTTCTCGGCGAACGACCTCATCTCGAACCACCTGACGTTCTACCTGTTCCACCACGCCGAGCTGTTCGACGAACCGAACTGGCCGCAGGGCATCGTCGTGATGGGGATGGGACTGCTGGAGGGACAGAAGATGTCCTCCTCGAAGGGTCACGTCGTCCTCCCCGGCACCGCCATCGAGAACTACGGCGCGGACACCGTCCGCTTCTTCCTGCTCAACTCGGCGGAGCCGTGGCAGGACTACGACTGGCGCGACGACCAGGTCGAGAGCGTCCGCAGCCAGTTGGAACGCTTCTGGAACCGCGCACAAGAACTCGTCGAGAGCGCGGAACCCCAGTCAGAAGAAGGGTCGAGCGGCGGACGGCCGCGAGACGGCCCCGAGGGCGAGGAGGACCTCGAACACGTCGACCGCTGGCTGCTGTCGAAACTGCAGGCGACCGTCGAGAGCGTCACCGAGTCGATGGAGAACTCCGAGACGCGCAGCGCGAGTCAGGCCGCCTTCTACGGCTTCGAGGAGAACCTGCGCTGGTATCGCCGCCGGACCGACACCGACCGACCGGGCGCGCGCTGGACGCTCCGGAAGGTGCTGGAGACGCGCCTGCGCCTCCTCGCGCCGTTCGTCCCGTTCATGGCCAACGAACTGCACGAGCAGTTGACCGGCACGGCCGCCGAGGACGCGCCGTGGCCCGAGGTGGACGAGGACTTGATTCGACCCGACGTCGAGATTCAGGAGCGCCAGATCGAGCGCCTGACCGACGACGTGCGCGACATCGTCGGCGTCACCGAGACGGACCCCGAGGTGGTCCGCGTGTACGTCGCCGCCGACTGGAAGCGAGCGGTGTTCGACGTGGTCGCCGACGCCGGCGACGACGTGGGCGCGGTGATGGGACAGGTGATGCAGAACCCCGACCTGCGCGAGAAGGGTAACGAGGTCAACCAACTGGTGCAGGACCTCGTGGAGGTCGTCCGCGGCCGGGACGACGAGACGGTCGACGCGATGGCCGAGATGGACGAGTACGCCGCCTACGAGGAGGCGACCGGCTTCCTCGCCCACGAGTTCGGCGCCGACGTCGAACTGTACGCCGAGGGCGAGGACGCTTACGACCCCGGCGACAGAGCGTCGGCGGCGGTGCCGTTCCGCCCGGCGATTCACATCGAATAA
- a CDS encoding uracil-DNA glycosylase produces the protein MEGLCVEECTRCSALVDSRSRIVNGNGPEDADILFVGEAPGAQEDDQGEPFVGRSGSVLDDALRDVGLARADVRITNCVRCRPPENRDPSKEELANCRDYLDTEIKRVDPSLVVTLGKVPTEHLLDRSASVTKEAGTIEEVRFGDRPYRVLISVHPAATLYDRSQEETFERVITRAADIAGVADGGSGQSNLGEF, from the coding sequence ATGGAAGGACTGTGCGTCGAAGAGTGCACGCGTTGTTCAGCGCTCGTCGACTCGCGCAGTCGCATCGTCAACGGAAACGGCCCCGAGGACGCGGACATCCTCTTCGTCGGCGAGGCGCCGGGCGCACAGGAGGACGATCAGGGCGAACCGTTCGTCGGACGGTCGGGGAGCGTCCTCGACGACGCGCTCCGCGACGTGGGCCTCGCGCGCGCGGACGTCCGGATTACGAACTGCGTCCGCTGCAGACCGCCCGAGAATCGCGACCCCTCGAAGGAGGAACTGGCGAACTGCCGCGACTACCTCGACACGGAGATAAAGCGCGTCGACCCGTCGCTGGTGGTGACGCTGGGGAAGGTTCCCACCGAGCACCTCCTGGACCGTTCGGCGTCGGTCACGAAGGAAGCGGGGACCATCGAGGAAGTTCGGTTCGGCGACCGACCGTACCGCGTGCTCATCTCGGTCCATCCCGCCGCGACGCTATACGACCGGAGTCAGGAGGAGACGTTCGAGCGAGTCATCACCCGGGCCGCCGACATCGCCGGTGTCGCAGACGGCGGAAGCGGACAGTCGAATCTCGGCGAGTTCTGA
- the pheA gene encoding prephenate dehydratase — MQAVTLGPAGTYSHRAASAVADDVEFRESVASIVDAVADGEFRRGVVPIENSIEGSVTESLDALAEREVSVVGELITPIRHALVAQGESFDVVASHSQALAQCRTYLEENYPDVAAEAVASTARGVERARDDPRVAGIAHPDTAGSDLRVLAEDIQDRSSNATRFLVVAPVEERSEAGGKTSLVVYPNANYPGLLLELLEAFAERDINLSRIESRPSGNRLGDYLFHIDFEAGLYEARAKEAVADVEEIAKKGWVRRLGSYDTRHVLY; from the coding sequence ATGCAGGCAGTCACCCTCGGACCCGCGGGCACCTACTCGCACCGCGCCGCCAGCGCCGTCGCCGACGACGTGGAGTTCCGCGAGTCGGTCGCCAGCATCGTCGACGCCGTCGCCGACGGCGAGTTCCGCCGCGGCGTCGTCCCCATCGAGAACAGCATCGAAGGCAGCGTCACCGAGAGCCTCGACGCGCTCGCCGAGCGCGAGGTGAGCGTCGTCGGCGAACTCATCACGCCGATTCGCCACGCGCTCGTCGCCCAGGGTGAGTCGTTCGACGTGGTCGCCAGTCACTCGCAGGCGCTCGCGCAGTGCCGCACCTACCTCGAAGAGAACTACCCCGACGTGGCGGCCGAAGCCGTCGCCAGCACCGCCCGCGGCGTCGAGCGCGCCCGCGACGACCCCCGCGTCGCCGGTATCGCCCACCCCGACACGGCCGGGTCGGACCTCCGCGTGCTCGCCGAGGACATCCAGGACCGCTCCTCGAACGCGACTCGCTTTCTGGTCGTCGCGCCCGTCGAAGAGCGCTCGGAGGCCGGCGGTAAGACCTCGCTCGTCGTCTATCCGAACGCGAACTATCCGGGACTCCTGCTCGAACTGCTCGAAGCGTTCGCCGAACGAGACATCAACCTCTCGCGCATCGAGTCGCGGCCGAGCGGCAACCGCCTCGGCGACTACCTGTTCCACATCGACTTCGAGGCCGGACTGTACGAAGCGCGCGCGAAGGAAGCCGTCGCCGACGTCGAAGAGATAGCGAAGAAGGGGTGGGTGCGGCGACTCGGGTCGTACGACACCCGTCACGTGCTGTACTGA
- the hisH gene encoding imidazole glycerol phosphate synthase subunit HisH, translating into MSTTSPPPAEEALASVVVVDYGLGNLRSAVRGLERAGADVTVTDDSERFADADGIVLPGVGAFREGMENADPYREALEAADDRGQPVFGICLGMQMLLTTSEEAEHAGEGDVEGLGFIPGTNVRFSQGQKVPHMGWNELSVERDHPLVEGVNGEYAYFVHSYYAVPESDDAVVATTDYDVEFPAVVANEDGNVMGTQFHPEKSGETGLRILRNFVEFCADQ; encoded by the coding sequence GTGAGTACGACATCACCACCTCCCGCGGAGGAAGCGCTGGCCTCCGTCGTCGTGGTCGACTACGGCCTCGGCAACCTCCGCAGCGCCGTCCGCGGCCTTGAACGCGCGGGCGCGGACGTCACCGTCACCGACGATTCCGAGAGATTTGCCGACGCCGACGGCATCGTCCTCCCCGGCGTGGGCGCGTTCCGCGAGGGGATGGAGAACGCCGACCCATACAGAGAAGCGCTCGAAGCGGCCGACGACCGCGGGCAACCCGTCTTCGGCATCTGTCTCGGGATGCAGATGCTTCTGACGACGAGCGAGGAAGCCGAGCACGCCGGCGAGGGCGACGTGGAGGGCCTCGGGTTCATCCCGGGGACGAACGTCAGGTTCTCGCAGGGCCAGAAGGTGCCGCACATGGGCTGGAACGAGCTGTCCGTCGAGCGAGACCACCCGCTCGTCGAGGGAGTGAACGGCGAGTACGCCTACTTCGTCCACTCGTACTACGCGGTCCCCGAGAGCGACGACGCCGTCGTCGCCACCACCGACTACGACGTGGAGTTCCCGGCGGTCGTCGCCAACGAGGACGGCAACGTGATGGGCACGCAGTTCCACCCCGAGAAGAGCGGCGAGACGGGGCTTCGCATCCTGCGGAACTTCGTCGAGTTCTGCGCCGACCAGTAG
- a CDS encoding MFS transporter, translating into MYSWVKRSNVYYGWFVALACFLGATVVFGVSYSFGVFFDRMLVEFGRSRGETSLIFGVQTFVMYVGAAVVGGFVDRYGTRPLLLASMGFLTVGLGGLALSTSFWQVLLFYGVVTSLGLSVVYVVAFATVPRWFERRRGFAGGIASSGTGVGMLVATPAASALILAVGWRWTYGLFLVAALAMLAVAAALVADSPRRLNVNADVEFDGGAPVEREVMPWRTQFRETVAVARTPAFLLVLFGWVFIYASLYVVFAHLVVYTADAGLGRGVGVWGLTLVGAATSVARLGIGGVADRLGRTRVFVACSATMGLSTIVLAATESAVAVLAFALVYGAAYGGNGALLSPLTADLFGAENINVVFGLVSVSFAISGLLAPPSAGLVYDAFSSYAPAFVASGVLGVLGAAMVGVADRLTTAAS; encoded by the coding sequence GTGTACTCGTGGGTGAAGCGCTCGAACGTCTACTACGGGTGGTTCGTCGCGCTCGCGTGCTTTCTCGGCGCGACGGTCGTCTTCGGCGTCTCGTACTCCTTCGGCGTGTTCTTCGACCGGATGCTCGTCGAGTTCGGGCGCTCCCGCGGCGAGACGTCGCTCATATTCGGCGTCCAGACGTTCGTAATGTACGTCGGAGCGGCCGTCGTCGGCGGCTTCGTCGACCGCTACGGGACGCGGCCGCTGCTCTTGGCGTCGATGGGCTTTCTCACCGTCGGACTGGGTGGTCTCGCGCTGAGCACGTCGTTCTGGCAGGTGCTCCTGTTCTACGGCGTCGTCACGTCGCTCGGCCTGAGCGTCGTCTATGTCGTCGCCTTTGCGACGGTGCCGCGGTGGTTCGAGCGCCGTCGGGGGTTCGCCGGCGGTATCGCCAGTTCGGGGACGGGCGTCGGTATGTTGGTCGCCACGCCCGCCGCCTCGGCGCTCATTCTCGCCGTCGGCTGGCGCTGGACGTACGGACTGTTTCTCGTCGCAGCGCTGGCGATGCTCGCCGTCGCCGCCGCGCTCGTCGCCGACAGTCCGCGCCGCCTCAACGTGAACGCCGACGTGGAGTTCGACGGCGGCGCACCCGTCGAACGCGAGGTGATGCCGTGGCGGACCCAGTTCCGCGAGACGGTGGCCGTCGCGCGAACCCCCGCGTTTCTGCTCGTGCTGTTCGGGTGGGTGTTCATCTACGCGTCGCTGTACGTCGTCTTCGCGCACCTCGTCGTCTACACGGCCGACGCGGGACTCGGCCGCGGCGTCGGCGTCTGGGGGCTCACCCTCGTCGGCGCGGCGACTAGCGTCGCCCGCCTCGGTATCGGCGGCGTCGCCGACAGACTCGGTCGGACGCGGGTGTTCGTCGCCTGTTCGGCGACGATGGGCCTGTCGACCATCGTGCTGGCGGCGACGGAGTCGGCGGTGGCGGTGCTCGCGTTCGCGCTGGTGTACGGGGCCGCCTACGGCGGCAACGGTGCGCTGTTGTCGCCGCTCACCGCCGATCTGTTCGGTGCGGAGAACATCAACGTCGTCTTCGGTCTCGTCTCCGTCTCGTTCGCCATCTCGGGGCTCTTGGCCCCGCCGTCTGCGGGTCTCGTCTACGACGCCTTCTCGAGTTACGCGCCCGCCTTCGTCGCCTCGGGGGTTCTCGGCGTCCTCGGCGCGGCGATGGTCGGCGTCGCCGACCGGTTGACGACGGCCGCCTCCTGA
- a CDS encoding Hsp20/alpha crystallin family protein — protein sequence MPDRNNPFDEIERLFDQLSRNFESSGMSRLRDISIDLEERGDEFVVTADLPGYETEDIDLSVRDRQLTIRAEHADTAEERDDAYLRRERTRRSASRTVHLPEAVEEEASDASYRHGVLTVRLPKQRRSDDDEGHRIDIE from the coding sequence ATGCCGGACCGCAACAACCCGTTCGACGAGATCGAGCGCCTGTTCGACCAACTGAGCCGAAACTTCGAATCGTCGGGGATGTCGAGGCTCAGAGATATCTCCATCGACCTCGAAGAGCGCGGCGACGAGTTCGTCGTCACCGCAGACTTACCGGGCTACGAAACCGAGGACATCGACCTCTCGGTGCGCGACCGCCAGTTGACGATTCGCGCCGAACACGCGGACACCGCCGAGGAGCGCGACGACGCCTACCTCCGACGGGAGCGGACTCGTCGGAGCGCCTCCCGAACGGTCCACCTGCCCGAGGCGGTCGAGGAGGAGGCGTCGGACGCCTCGTACCGACACGGCGTCCTGACCGTCAGGCTGCCCAAGCAGCGCCGTTCGGACGACGACGAGGGGCACCGAATCGACATCGAGTGA
- a CDS encoding DUF99 family protein, with protein MKRGARALGVAFSDGDDESVLGGVVVRADGVVDGVAFETCAVGGTDATSAVVSLFESLGREDVRVLVLAGIAPAWFNLVDLRVLHGTVSRPVLSVSFERSPGLDDVLRTHFSGEELAERRRIYRVQPPRRRVVVDDETLFVRAVGCDDDEAAETVRAFTLDGGRPEPVRVARLAARGARRWRID; from the coding sequence GTGAAACGCGGCGCGCGAGCGCTCGGGGTCGCGTTCTCGGACGGCGACGACGAGAGCGTCCTCGGCGGCGTCGTCGTGCGCGCCGACGGCGTCGTCGACGGTGTCGCATTCGAGACCTGCGCGGTCGGCGGGACGGACGCGACGTCGGCGGTCGTTTCGCTGTTCGAGTCGCTCGGCCGAGAAGACGTTCGCGTTCTCGTTCTCGCCGGTATCGCACCCGCGTGGTTCAATCTCGTCGACCTTCGGGTACTCCACGGAACGGTCTCCCGTCCGGTGCTGTCGGTCTCCTTCGAGCGAAGTCCCGGACTGGACGACGTACTCCGCACGCACTTTTCAGGCGAAGAACTCGCCGAGCGACGGCGAATCTACCGCGTCCAACCGCCGCGTCGCCGGGTCGTCGTCGACGACGAGACGCTGTTCGTCAGGGCCGTCGGCTGCGACGACGACGAGGCAGCCGAGACCGTCCGCGCGTTCACGCTCGACGGCGGGCGGCCCGAGCCCGTACGCGTCGCGCGCCTCGCCGCCCGCGGGGCGCGTCGGTGGCGCATCGACTGA
- the hsp14 gene encoding archaeal heat shock protein Hsp14, with amino-acid sequence MMRRSNPFDEFEDLFERMSKQFEGMNRQFEESRPTWNTTGISVDVADEDDEFVVTADMPGFEKEDIDLSLSGRTLTLSGSREMARDDDTSEYIRRERRSESVSRSIRLPEEVSEDETHATYSNGVLTVHLPKRTVGEEDDSHRIDLD; translated from the coding sequence ATGATGCGACGTTCCAACCCGTTCGACGAGTTCGAAGACCTGTTCGAGCGAATGAGCAAGCAGTTCGAGGGAATGAACCGACAGTTCGAGGAGAGCCGCCCCACGTGGAACACCACCGGCATCTCCGTCGACGTCGCCGACGAGGACGACGAGTTCGTCGTCACCGCCGACATGCCCGGCTTCGAGAAGGAGGATATCGACCTCTCGCTGTCCGGACGGACCCTCACGCTGAGCGGTTCCCGCGAGATGGCCCGCGACGACGACACCAGCGAGTACATCCGCCGCGAGCGCCGCAGTGAGTCCGTCAGCCGGAGTATCCGTCTCCCCGAGGAGGTCTCCGAAGACGAGACGCACGCCACCTACTCCAACGGCGTGCTCACGGTTCACCTCCCGAAGCGCACCGTCGGCGAGGAAGACGACTCCCACCGCATCGACCTCGACTGA
- the phnE gene encoding phosphonate ABC transporter, permease protein PhnE, translating into MSTDTPSEQQTGVERDPRLKAQFDEIRRGRRIRWLLVAAAAAVVLFFFYNALYAVEMFQADLTRYFPNFLEALTDYFPFLDFSAFPFFDPSGFAEYWAFIEERNLIFDPEASLTDPETGGPLAIFGEAGITLAMGFAGTLIGFPLALLFGILGSERVLPFPLNFVFRGMMSAIRAIPALVWALIYVPLGGLGPATAVLAIATDTIGNLGRLYTDELEEVEDGPIEAMRTTGASGPQTITFGMLSQVTTPFIAWTLYIFEINVRIAVTLGIIGGGGLGQVLAVQQGLFKFTNMMATILVILLLIISVEMFSQRVRSRLRADESPDGFLTLLLGFPRRMAESLTK; encoded by the coding sequence ATGAGCACCGACACGCCCTCGGAGCAGCAGACCGGCGTCGAGAGAGACCCACGTCTCAAAGCGCAGTTCGACGAGATTCGACGGGGACGCCGTATCCGGTGGCTTCTCGTCGCCGCCGCCGCCGCCGTCGTCCTGTTTTTCTTCTACAACGCGCTGTACGCCGTCGAGATGTTCCAGGCGGATCTGACGCGGTACTTCCCGAACTTCCTCGAAGCGCTCACCGACTACTTCCCGTTCCTCGACTTCTCGGCGTTCCCCTTCTTCGACCCGAGCGGCTTCGCCGAGTACTGGGCGTTCATCGAGGAGCGAAACCTCATCTTCGACCCCGAGGCGAGCCTGACGGACCCCGAGACCGGCGGTCCGCTCGCCATCTTCGGTGAAGCGGGAATCACGCTCGCGATGGGCTTTGCGGGTACGCTCATCGGCTTCCCGCTCGCGCTGCTGTTCGGCATCCTCGGCTCCGAGCGCGTGCTCCCGTTCCCGCTGAACTTCGTGTTCCGCGGCATGATGTCGGCGATTCGCGCCATCCCGGCGCTGGTGTGGGCGCTTATCTACGTCCCCCTCGGCGGTCTCGGACCCGCCACCGCAGTGCTGGCTATCGCCACCGACACCATCGGTAACCTCGGTCGCCTCTACACCGACGAGCTCGAAGAGGTCGAGGACGGCCCCATCGAGGCGATGCGCACGACGGGCGCGAGCGGTCCGCAGACCATCACCTTCGGGATGCTGAGTCAGGTGACCACGCCCTTTATCGCGTGGACGCTCTACATCTTCGAGATCAACGTCCGCATCGCCGTCACGCTCGGTATCATCGGCGGCGGCGGCCTCGGGCAGGTGCTGGCGGTCCAGCAGGGGCTGTTCAAGTTCACGAACATGATGGCGACCATTCTCGTCATCCTCCTGCTCATCATTAGCGTCGAGATGTTCAGCCAACGGGTCCGCTCGCGGCTCCGCGCCGACGAGAGCCCCGACGGCTTCCTCACGCTGCTGCTGGGCTTCCCGCGCCGGATGGCCGAGTCGCTGACGAAGTAG
- the phnC gene encoding phosphonate ABC transporter ATP-binding protein, which translates to MSNITVEGVTKEFGNTVALRDVSFSVPEGEFVIVLGVSGSGKSTLLRCMNGLTTPTDGEIRIDGTPVDRPRKDIAMIFQQHNIIGQMSAYSNTLTGSLSRTGFLQSILQLQDTEEKYRALDALDTVGLLDESRKRARQMSGGQQQRVGIARALVQRPNVLLADEPVASLDPGSSQQVMRYLRQAAKERGLTAAISLHQVNLARKFGERFIGLRNGELVFDGYRDEFTMDVIDEIYGDIDTEGMFEASSADDADGQAVTK; encoded by the coding sequence ATGAGCAACATTACTGTGGAGGGGGTTACGAAGGAGTTCGGCAACACCGTCGCCCTGCGAGACGTCAGTTTCTCCGTGCCGGAGGGGGAGTTCGTCATCGTCTTGGGCGTCTCCGGGTCCGGGAAGTCGACGCTCCTCCGGTGTATGAACGGACTCACCACTCCGACCGACGGCGAAATCCGCATCGACGGCACGCCGGTCGACCGCCCTCGAAAAGACATCGCGATGATTTTCCAGCAACACAACATCATCGGGCAGATGAGCGCCTACTCGAACACGCTCACCGGGTCGCTCAGCCGAACCGGGTTTCTCCAGAGCATCCTTCAACTCCAAGATACGGAGGAGAAGTACCGCGCACTCGACGCGCTCGACACCGTCGGACTCCTCGACGAGTCCCGCAAACGAGCGCGACAGATGAGCGGCGGCCAGCAACAGCGCGTCGGTATCGCCCGCGCGCTGGTCCAGCGCCCGAACGTCCTGCTCGCGGACGAACCAGTGGCGAGTCTCGACCCGGGCAGCTCTCAGCAGGTGATGCGGTATCTCCGACAAGCGGCCAAAGAGCGCGGGCTGACCGCCGCTATCAGCCTCCACCAGGTGAATCTCGCCCGGAAGTTCGGCGAGCGCTTCATCGGGCTTCGCAACGGCGAACTCGTCTTCGACGGCTACCGCGACGAGTTCACGATGGACGTCATCGATGAGATCTACGGCGACATCGACACCGAGGGGATGTTCGAGGCGAGCAGCGCCGACGACGCCGACGGACAGGCGGTGACGAAATGA
- a CDS encoding PhnD/SsuA/transferrin family substrate-binding protein, whose product MSDKFGWASNRRTFLKATGAAGIAGLAGCTDGGSDETGGDNQSGGDTGGEDTSGDSESTGTTTGEADSESVVRFLLNPAEADVEITEQYQPMFEYLESEASVTVEPSRAASYTATLQAIRNDQGEIADTSPSAAVAGRDIADVIGIRVAYGAAQYFSLITTTPDSGISQLSDLQGEQIYMGDILSVSGTLVPLTMLQDAGLDVGNAPDGDAVDFDAEYSDHTTAREQMIQRDDVAAATTGAFSTAPHVPAEQFDEMSQEFVDISAEYERAGTEDPELRLLAVSDPLPRAPLLSRSNWDDPVREDVEQAILNVTEEDLSHGDDYEGEPLWFTGVKEGTHDDYEPIAQVLDELGLEFEDLS is encoded by the coding sequence ATGTCCGACAAATTCGGCTGGGCATCGAATCGACGCACGTTTCTGAAAGCGACCGGCGCGGCGGGTATCGCGGGGCTCGCCGGCTGTACCGACGGCGGTTCCGACGAAACCGGCGGCGACAACCAGAGCGGAGGCGACACCGGCGGCGAGGACACGAGCGGCGACTCGGAGTCGACGGGGACGACGACGGGTGAGGCCGACTCGGAGTCGGTCGTCCGCTTCCTCCTGAACCCCGCGGAGGCCGACGTCGAAATCACCGAACAGTACCAGCCGATGTTCGAGTACCTCGAATCCGAGGCTTCCGTCACCGTCGAGCCGTCGCGCGCGGCCAGTTACACGGCGACGCTGCAGGCGATTCGCAACGACCAGGGCGAGATCGCGGACACCTCGCCCTCGGCGGCCGTCGCCGGACGCGACATCGCCGACGTCATCGGCATCCGCGTCGCCTACGGCGCGGCGCAGTACTTCTCGCTCATCACGACGACGCCCGACAGCGGCATCAGCCAGCTCTCGGACCTGCAGGGCGAGCAGATCTACATGGGCGACATCCTCTCGGTGAGCGGCACGCTCGTCCCGCTGACGATGCTGCAGGACGCCGGCCTCGACGTGGGCAACGCCCCCGACGGCGACGCCGTCGATTTCGACGCGGAGTACTCCGACCACACGACGGCGAGAGAGCAGATGATTCAGCGCGACGACGTCGCCGCCGCGACGACGGGCGCGTTCTCGACGGCCCCGCACGTCCCGGCCGAACAGTTCGACGAGATGTCGCAGGAGTTCGTCGACATCTCCGCGGAGTACGAGCGCGCCGGCACCGAGGACCCCGAACTCCGCCTGCTGGCCGTCTCCGACCCGCTGCCGCGCGCGCCGCTGCTGTCGCGCAGCAACTGGGACGACCCCGTCCGCGAGGACGTCGAGCAGGCCATCCTGAACGTCACCGAGGAGGACCTCAGCCACGGCGACGACTACGAGGGCGAACCGCTGTGGTTCACCGGCGTCAAGGAAGGCACGCACGACGACTACGAACCCATCGCGCAGGTGCTCGACGAACTCGGTCTCGAGTTCGAGGACCTGTCGTAG